In a genomic window of Amycolatopsis japonica:
- the gatA gene encoding Asp-tRNA(Asn)/Glu-tRNA(Gln) amidotransferase subunit GatA, giving the protein MTELIKLTAAELAEKIQSREVSAVEVAQAHLDRIAEVDDHIHAFLHVDTEGALEAARAVDADVAEGKAPKSALAGVPLALKDVLTTKGIPTTVGSKTLENWIPPYDATVTRKLREAGVVVLGKTNMDEFAMGSSTENSAFGPTHNPWDHARIPGGSGGGSSASIAAFEAAIAIGTDTGGSIRQPGAVTGTVGVKPTYGGVSRYGLVAFSSSLDQAGPCARTVLDAALLHEVIAGYDPMDSTSIDAPVPPVVAAARQGLTGDLKGVRVGVVKEFAGDGYQPGVLRSFEAAVEQLRALGAEVVEVSCPNFTYALPAYYLIAPSECSSNLARFDAMRYGLRVSDDGAHSAEEVMSLTREKGFGPEVKRRIMLGTYALSSGYYDAYYGSAQKVRTLITRDFEAAYEKVDVLVSPTTPTTAFKIGERVDDPMAMYLADLCTIPSNLAGNAAMSVPSGLSHEDGLPVGLQIMAPAMADDRLYRVGAAYEVARDAANGGSLVHEVPELGGKK; this is encoded by the coding sequence GTGACCGAACTCATCAAGCTCACCGCCGCCGAGCTGGCGGAGAAGATCCAGTCCCGTGAGGTCTCGGCCGTCGAGGTCGCACAGGCCCACCTGGACCGGATCGCCGAGGTCGACGACCACATCCACGCGTTCCTGCACGTCGACACCGAGGGCGCGCTCGAAGCCGCCCGCGCGGTGGACGCCGACGTCGCCGAGGGCAAGGCGCCGAAGTCGGCCCTCGCCGGTGTCCCGCTGGCGCTCAAGGACGTGCTGACCACCAAGGGCATCCCGACCACGGTCGGTTCGAAGACCCTGGAGAACTGGATCCCGCCGTACGACGCCACCGTGACGCGCAAGCTGCGCGAGGCCGGTGTCGTGGTGCTCGGCAAGACCAACATGGACGAGTTCGCGATGGGCTCCTCCACGGAGAACTCCGCGTTCGGCCCGACCCACAACCCGTGGGACCACGCCCGCATCCCGGGCGGTTCCGGCGGTGGCTCCTCGGCGTCCATCGCGGCGTTCGAGGCCGCGATCGCGATCGGCACCGACACCGGCGGCTCGATCCGCCAGCCCGGCGCGGTCACCGGCACCGTCGGCGTGAAGCCGACGTACGGCGGTGTCTCCCGCTACGGTCTCGTCGCCTTCTCCTCCTCGCTCGACCAGGCCGGTCCCTGCGCGCGGACGGTGCTCGACGCCGCCCTGCTGCACGAGGTCATCGCCGGGTACGACCCGATGGACTCGACCTCGATCGACGCGCCGGTCCCGCCGGTGGTCGCCGCGGCCCGGCAGGGCCTGACCGGTGACCTCAAGGGCGTCCGCGTCGGCGTGGTGAAGGAATTCGCCGGCGACGGCTACCAGCCGGGCGTGTTGCGGTCGTTCGAGGCCGCCGTCGAGCAGCTGCGCGCGCTCGGCGCCGAGGTCGTCGAGGTCTCGTGCCCGAACTTCACCTACGCGCTGCCCGCGTACTACCTGATCGCGCCGAGCGAGTGCTCGTCGAACCTCGCCCGGTTCGACGCCATGCGCTACGGCCTGCGCGTGTCCGACGACGGCGCGCACAGCGCCGAAGAGGTCATGTCGCTGACCCGCGAGAAGGGCTTCGGCCCCGAGGTCAAGCGCCGCATCATGCTCGGCACGTACGCGCTTTCCTCGGGCTACTACGACGCGTACTACGGCTCGGCGCAGAAGGTCCGCACGCTCATCACGCGCGACTTCGAAGCCGCGTACGAAAAGGTGGACGTGCTGGTCTCGCCGACCACGCCGACCACGGCGTTCAAGATCGGCGAGCGCGTCGACGACCCGATGGCGATGTACCTGGCGGACCTCTGCACCATCCCGTCGAACCTCGCCGGCAACGCCGCGATGAGTGTCCCGAGTGGACTGTCGCATGAGGACGGCCTGCCGGTCGGCCTGCAGATCATGGCCCCGGCGATGGCCGACGACCGGCTGTACCGCGTCGGCGCCGCCTACGAGGTCGCGCGCGACGCCGCCAACGGTGGCTCGCTGGTGCACGAGGTTCCGGAGCTGGGAGGAAAGAAGTGA
- the gatB gene encoding Asp-tRNA(Asn)/Glu-tRNA(Gln) amidotransferase subunit GatB, whose product MTAVVELMDYADVIERFDPVLGLEVHVELNTNTKMFCGCANEFGGEPNTKVCPTCLGLPGSLPVVNGKAVEGAIRIGLALNCEIAEWCRFARKNYFYPDMPKNFQTSQYDEPIAFNGYLDVTLDDGEVVRVEIERAHMEEDTGKSLHVGGATGRIHGAEHSLLDYNRAGVPLIEIVTKTIEHTGGRAPEVARAYVSALRDLLSALDVSDVRMDQGSLRCDANVSLMAKDATEFGTRTETKNVNSLRSVERAVRYEMTRQAAILAEGGSIKQETRHFQEADGTTSSGRTKETAEDYRYFPEPDLVPIAPSREWVEELRKTLPEMPSERRKRIQREWSLTDEALRDLLNVGAVDLVAATVEAGATPDEARSWWVNTLAQEANSREIELAELAITPAQLAEVIALVNAGELTNKLAKEVVQGVLAGEGSPSEVVEKRGLKVVSDDSALIAAVDEALAAQPDVAEKIRGGKVAAAGAIVGAVMKATKGQADAKRVRELIVERVGA is encoded by the coding sequence GTGACCGCCGTGGTTGAGTTGATGGACTACGCCGACGTCATCGAGCGGTTCGACCCGGTGCTGGGCCTCGAGGTGCACGTCGAGCTGAACACGAACACCAAGATGTTCTGCGGCTGCGCCAACGAGTTCGGCGGCGAGCCGAACACCAAGGTGTGCCCGACCTGTCTCGGCCTGCCCGGTTCGCTGCCGGTCGTGAACGGCAAGGCGGTCGAGGGCGCGATCCGCATCGGCCTCGCGCTCAACTGCGAGATCGCCGAATGGTGCCGGTTCGCCCGGAAGAACTACTTCTACCCGGACATGCCGAAGAACTTCCAGACCTCGCAGTACGACGAGCCGATCGCCTTCAACGGCTACCTCGACGTGACGCTGGACGACGGTGAGGTCGTGCGCGTCGAGATCGAGCGTGCCCACATGGAGGAGGACACCGGCAAGTCGCTGCACGTCGGCGGCGCCACCGGCCGGATCCACGGCGCCGAGCACTCGCTGCTCGACTACAACCGCGCCGGCGTGCCGCTGATCGAGATCGTCACCAAGACGATCGAGCACACCGGCGGCCGCGCCCCCGAGGTCGCCCGCGCGTACGTGAGCGCCCTGCGTGACCTGCTGAGCGCGCTGGACGTCTCGGACGTCCGCATGGACCAGGGGTCCCTGCGCTGCGACGCGAACGTTTCGCTGATGGCCAAGGACGCGACCGAGTTCGGCACGCGTACCGAGACCAAGAACGTGAACTCCCTGCGCAGTGTCGAGCGCGCCGTGCGCTACGAGATGACCCGCCAGGCGGCGATCCTCGCCGAGGGCGGCTCCATCAAGCAGGAGACGCGGCACTTCCAGGAGGCCGACGGCACCACGTCGTCGGGCCGCACCAAGGAGACCGCCGAGGACTACCGGTACTTCCCGGAGCCCGACCTGGTCCCGATCGCGCCGTCGCGCGAATGGGTCGAGGAGTTGCGCAAGACGCTGCCGGAAATGCCGTCGGAGCGCCGCAAGCGCATCCAGCGGGAGTGGAGCCTGACCGACGAGGCGCTGCGCGACCTGCTCAACGTCGGCGCGGTCGATCTGGTCGCCGCGACCGTCGAGGCGGGCGCGACGCCGGACGAGGCCCGCAGCTGGTGGGTCAACACGCTGGCGCAGGAGGCCAACTCCCGCGAGATCGAGCTGGCCGAGCTGGCGATCACCCCGGCGCAGCTGGCCGAGGTCATCGCGCTGGTCAACGCCGGTGAGCTGACCAACAAGCTGGCCAAGGAGGTCGTGCAGGGCGTGCTCGCCGGCGAGGGATCGCCGTCCGAGGTCGTCGAGAAGCGCGGCCTGAAGGTCGTCTCCGACGACTCCGCGCTCATCGCGGCGGTCGACGAGGCGCTGGCCGCGCAGCCCGACGTCGCCGAGAAGATCCGCGGCGGCAAGGTGGCCGCGGCCGGGGCGATCGTCGGCGCGGTCATGAAGGCCACCAAGGGCCAGGCCGACGCCAAGCGCGTGCGCGAACTGATCGTCGAGCGAGTCGGTGCCTGA
- a CDS encoding cupin domain-containing protein, producing the protein MFPLPGGIGLSHLCAYEWEAADGVCGGSPHLHLACTEAYVVTGGRGAVQTLDVGGYRETELEAGVVAWFAPGTVHRMVQRDELRITVLMQNSGLPEAGDAVFTFPPPVLADPDAYAKAAAMPADDDAARRRRDLAIEGYLPIRDALVAGDPGPLREFHRAAVALVAPKVEAWLPRWRSGALAAAELTGEHLRALANGDASHLEQSGVRVAGPSEEDGYGMCGRRTEYRIDM; encoded by the coding sequence GTGTTCCCGCTTCCTGGTGGCATCGGACTTTCCCATCTGTGCGCTTATGAATGGGAAGCCGCGGACGGGGTGTGCGGTGGCAGCCCGCATCTTCATCTCGCCTGCACCGAGGCCTACGTCGTCACTGGCGGACGCGGCGCTGTGCAGACGCTCGACGTCGGCGGCTACCGGGAGACCGAACTCGAAGCCGGTGTCGTCGCGTGGTTCGCGCCCGGCACGGTCCATCGGATGGTGCAACGCGACGAACTCCGCATCACCGTGCTGATGCAGAACAGTGGACTGCCCGAAGCGGGTGACGCGGTGTTCACCTTCCCGCCGCCGGTCCTCGCCGACCCGGACGCGTACGCGAAGGCCGCCGCGATGCCCGCCGACGACGACGCGGCCCGTCGTCGCCGTGACCTCGCGATCGAGGGCTACCTGCCGATCCGGGACGCGCTCGTCGCGGGAGATCCCGGCCCGCTCAGGGAGTTCCATCGCGCGGCCGTCGCGTTGGTCGCGCCGAAGGTCGAGGCCTGGCTCCCGCGCTGGCGATCCGGTGCGCTGGCCGCCGCCGAGCTGACCGGCGAGCATTTGAGGGCGCTCGCGAACGGCGACGCGAGCCACTTGGAGCAGTCCGGCGTGCGGGTCGCCGGTCCGTCCGAAGAGGACGGTTACGGGATGTGCGGGAGGCGGACGGAGTACCGGATTGACATGTGA
- a CDS encoding alpha/beta hydrolase family protein, translating into MTTSRRTLVTVLVAVLLGALFTAAPAAAGERPRTHEGTIDGADYLVKVPKRWNGTLVLYSHGLYVDPWAPKQIMLATRPETESWLLDQGYALAASNYKGTFGHAIEEALTDQIALLDWFETNVGKPRRTVTSGMSMGAVISLKLAENNPGRFDGVLAQCGEYDAHGTWNSALDMLFALKTLLAPDADIDLVRPRDPQAAQAALEAVVAEAQKTDADRARIALAGALGAVPGWALAHEPEPTASADRLAQQAMWVTGAYLYGYGPGARPEIERRAGGNPSSNIGIDYRRQLVRSAGLDLVRQAYRTGGVDLEADLDRLAAAPRISADPKAQAYMQRITVARGITPSPVLTTHTTGDGGAVAGQARWYGDQVRRNGDPALLRQTYVNRGGHCSFNAAEEIVLLRTLLSRVDTGRWPSTEPRLLTAAANALGPDYRLVPELFDPQGKEKAMPPSFTRFIPAPHPRPSR; encoded by the coding sequence ATGACCACTTCACGCAGGACACTCGTCACCGTGCTCGTCGCAGTCCTCCTCGGCGCGCTGTTCACCGCCGCGCCCGCGGCCGCCGGAGAGCGCCCGCGGACCCACGAGGGCACCATCGACGGCGCCGATTACCTGGTCAAAGTGCCGAAACGCTGGAACGGCACGCTGGTGCTCTACAGCCACGGGCTCTACGTGGACCCGTGGGCGCCGAAGCAGATCATGCTGGCCACCAGACCCGAGACCGAGTCTTGGTTGCTGGACCAGGGTTACGCGCTGGCCGCGTCGAACTACAAGGGCACCTTCGGGCACGCGATCGAAGAAGCCTTGACCGACCAGATCGCGCTGCTGGACTGGTTCGAGACCAACGTGGGCAAACCGCGGCGGACCGTCACGAGCGGAATGTCCATGGGCGCCGTGATCTCTTTGAAGCTGGCCGAGAACAACCCGGGCCGGTTCGACGGTGTCCTGGCGCAGTGCGGCGAGTACGACGCGCACGGAACGTGGAACAGCGCGCTGGACATGCTCTTCGCGCTCAAGACATTGCTGGCGCCGGACGCGGACATCGACCTGGTCCGGCCGCGTGATCCGCAGGCCGCGCAGGCGGCACTCGAAGCCGTCGTGGCCGAAGCGCAGAAGACCGACGCGGACCGGGCGCGGATCGCGCTGGCCGGAGCGCTGGGCGCCGTGCCGGGCTGGGCGCTCGCCCACGAGCCGGAGCCGACGGCGTCCGCCGACCGTCTGGCCCAGCAGGCGATGTGGGTCACCGGCGCCTACCTGTACGGCTACGGACCGGGCGCGCGTCCCGAAATCGAGCGCCGGGCAGGCGGGAACCCGTCGTCGAACATCGGGATCGACTACCGGCGTCAGCTCGTCCGGTCCGCCGGTCTCGACCTGGTCCGGCAGGCCTACCGGACGGGCGGCGTGGATCTGGAAGCCGACCTCGACCGGCTCGCCGCGGCCCCGCGGATTTCGGCGGATCCGAAGGCGCAGGCCTACATGCAGCGCATCACCGTGGCGCGCGGCATCACGCCGTCACCCGTGCTGACCACGCACACCACCGGTGACGGCGGCGCCGTGGCCGGCCAGGCCCGGTGGTACGGCGATCAGGTCCGGCGCAACGGCGATCCCGCTCTGCTGCGGCAGACCTACGTGAACCGGGGCGGTCATTGCTCGTTCAACGCGGCCGAGGAGATCGTCCTGCTGCGCACCCTGCTGTCCCGCGTGGACACCGGCCGCTGGCCGTCCACCGAACCGCGCCTGCTCACCGCCGCCGCGAACGCGCTGGGCCCGGACTACCGGCTCGTGCCGGAGCTGTTCGACCCGCAGGGTAAGGAAAAGGCGATGCCGCCGTCGTTCACCCGGTTCATCCCGGCGCCCCACCCGCGGCCGTCCCGCTAG
- a CDS encoding PQQ-dependent sugar dehydrogenase — MRTRYRRKWTAPLAILACGALLLSGCAEFDNTAAGQKFTPVNPPSPEVPPQIGPGGEAGDAGPGRGNGPNQAPTPVPPPQGCKDFDKAVIATCLDTVAAVAAIPGDGTAPSALAGERKSGRILLAAAEKDPADWATVPVDGSGDGGLTSLALSPGFAEDQLVFAYITTPTDNRVVRLAKGQAPKPVLTGIPKGATGNRGAIGTDAKGALLVATGDAGNPGLAADPASLAGKVLRIDTSGKPAPGNPTAGSAVFSTGVHSPGGICRDQAGSRVWLTDRLADKDVLYRLRGGQPLTTPAWSWTDKPGVAGCADFVGTTGYLSITTSIAGNLQNLPVTPDGAVTGKPNVVMDGKVGKPPKTFGRLSAMSMVNPQIALAGTVNKDGGSPVSSDDRVVIITPSASSGGGGKD; from the coding sequence GTGCGTACCCGGTACCGGCGGAAATGGACCGCGCCGCTGGCCATACTGGCCTGCGGCGCCCTGCTGCTCTCCGGTTGCGCCGAATTCGACAACACCGCCGCCGGGCAGAAGTTCACCCCGGTCAACCCGCCGTCCCCCGAGGTCCCGCCGCAGATCGGGCCGGGCGGTGAAGCGGGCGACGCCGGTCCAGGCCGGGGAAACGGGCCGAACCAGGCACCGACGCCGGTCCCGCCGCCGCAGGGCTGCAAGGACTTCGACAAGGCCGTCATCGCGACCTGCCTGGACACCGTCGCCGCCGTGGCCGCGATCCCCGGCGACGGCACCGCGCCCAGCGCGCTCGCCGGAGAACGCAAGAGCGGCCGGATCCTGCTCGCCGCCGCGGAGAAGGACCCGGCCGACTGGGCGACCGTCCCCGTGGACGGCTCCGGCGACGGCGGCCTCACCTCGCTCGCGCTCTCCCCTGGTTTCGCGGAAGACCAGCTCGTCTTCGCCTACATCACCACGCCGACCGACAACCGGGTCGTCCGCCTGGCGAAGGGCCAGGCTCCGAAACCGGTGCTGACCGGGATCCCCAAGGGGGCCACCGGCAACCGCGGCGCGATCGGCACCGACGCCAAGGGCGCGCTCCTGGTCGCCACCGGCGACGCGGGCAACCCCGGGCTCGCGGCCGATCCGGCGTCGCTGGCCGGGAAGGTGCTGCGCATCGACACCTCCGGCAAACCGGCGCCGGGCAACCCCACGGCGGGTTCCGCGGTCTTCTCCACCGGCGTGCACTCCCCCGGCGGGATCTGCCGCGACCAGGCCGGTTCCCGGGTGTGGCTCACCGACCGGCTGGCCGACAAGGACGTCCTGTACCGGCTTCGCGGCGGCCAGCCGCTGACCACCCCGGCCTGGAGCTGGACCGACAAACCCGGTGTCGCGGGGTGCGCGGATTTCGTCGGCACCACCGGGTATCTCTCGATCACCACGTCCATCGCGGGCAACCTGCAGAACCTGCCGGTCACTCCGGACGGGGCGGTGACCGGCAAGCCCAACGTCGTCATGGACGGCAAGGTCGGCAAGCCGCCGAAGACCTTCGGCAGGCTGTCCGCGATGAGCATGGTCAACCCGCAGATCGCGCTCGCCGGGACGGTCAACAAGGACGGCGGTTCCCCGGTTTCGAGCGACGACCGCGTCGTCATCATCACGCCGTCGGCCAGTTCCGGCGGGGGTGGCAAGGACTGA
- a CDS encoding 2-hydroxyacid dehydrogenase, which produces MTVTVLVPDEEGVAALSEIEGVRPVVYRRGEPVPAEAAEAEVLVTGEGPSEELWRELPNVKLVQLLAAGAEDWVGKVPDGVLLSTCRGAHGGSSAEWVVAVLLTIYRDLGGFADGHRRKHWERRITDTLQGKRALIVGAGDLGRHLRRRLETFDVRCTMVGATAREGVHGNDELPGLLPDHDITVLMVPLTPHTRGMADAEFLAAMPDDAILVNVSRGPVVDTGALVAELASGRLRAALDVTDPEPLPEGHPLWDVPGLLLTPHVAGAVSGRRQRAYAVVVRELSHYLGGELPKNLVHGEY; this is translated from the coding sequence ATGACTGTGACCGTTCTCGTGCCCGACGAAGAGGGAGTGGCCGCGCTTTCGGAGATCGAGGGCGTGCGTCCGGTGGTGTACCGCCGCGGGGAGCCGGTGCCCGCCGAAGCCGCCGAGGCCGAGGTCCTGGTGACCGGCGAGGGGCCCAGCGAGGAACTCTGGCGCGAACTGCCGAACGTCAAACTCGTGCAGCTGCTGGCGGCGGGTGCCGAGGACTGGGTCGGCAAGGTACCGGACGGCGTGCTGCTCTCGACCTGCCGCGGCGCGCACGGCGGAAGCTCGGCCGAGTGGGTCGTCGCGGTCCTCTTGACCATCTACCGAGACCTCGGCGGTTTCGCCGACGGCCACCGGCGGAAGCACTGGGAACGCCGGATCACCGACACCCTGCAGGGCAAGCGGGCACTCATCGTCGGCGCGGGCGACCTCGGCAGGCATCTGCGCCGTCGGCTGGAGACGTTCGACGTGCGCTGCACGATGGTGGGCGCGACGGCCCGCGAGGGCGTCCACGGCAACGACGAACTCCCCGGGCTGCTGCCCGACCACGACATCACCGTCCTGATGGTGCCGCTCACACCGCATACGCGGGGCATGGCCGACGCGGAGTTCCTGGCCGCTATGCCGGACGACGCGATCCTCGTCAACGTGTCGAGGGGGCCGGTCGTGGACACCGGCGCGCTCGTCGCGGAACTCGCGTCGGGACGACTGCGTGCCGCCCTCGACGTCACCGACCCGGAGCCCCTGCCCGAGGGACACCCGCTGTGGGACGTGCCGGGACTGCTGCTGACGCCGCACGTCGCGGGCGCTGTGAGCGGGCGGCGGCAGCGCGCCTACGCGGTGGTGGTCCGGGAACTGAGCCACTATCTGGGCGGGGAGTTGCCGAAGAACCTGGTCCACGGCGAATACTGA
- a CDS encoding DUF72 domain-containing protein, giving the protein MWTHKAWAGRFVPRSSPAGERLRAYAGWCNAVEGNTTFYATPARETVETWARQTGPGFRFVVKLPKVVTHEKRLAGVETEMRAFLDAIEPLGERAVLWTQLPGSFGPPDVDALGRFLRRLPAGIRRAVEVRHPGFHSDARATALLETALTDAGAEWVPFDTTVFFASPPVSEAEQDAWAKKPRLPRRTRALTDRPIVRYLGRDATEVTVEGWRPWTEVVAGWLREGRSPTVFVHTPDNDDAPALARRFHDDVRALVPGLDPLPEPEPVEPATLF; this is encoded by the coding sequence ATGTGGACGCACAAGGCGTGGGCGGGCCGGTTCGTGCCGCGGTCGTCGCCCGCCGGGGAACGCCTGCGGGCCTACGCCGGCTGGTGCAACGCGGTCGAGGGCAACACGACCTTCTACGCGACCCCCGCGAGGGAAACCGTCGAGACGTGGGCGCGGCAGACCGGTCCCGGTTTCCGGTTCGTGGTCAAGCTGCCCAAGGTCGTCACGCACGAGAAACGGCTTGCCGGGGTCGAGACCGAGATGCGGGCGTTCCTCGACGCGATCGAACCCCTCGGCGAGCGGGCGGTCCTGTGGACCCAGCTGCCCGGCTCGTTCGGCCCGCCGGACGTCGACGCCCTCGGCCGCTTCCTGCGCCGTCTCCCCGCCGGCATCCGGCGCGCCGTGGAGGTGCGGCACCCCGGGTTTCACAGCGACGCCCGCGCGACGGCGCTCCTGGAGACGGCACTGACCGACGCGGGCGCCGAATGGGTGCCGTTCGACACCACGGTCTTCTTCGCGAGTCCGCCGGTCAGCGAAGCCGAACAGGACGCCTGGGCGAAGAAACCCCGTCTGCCGCGGCGGACACGGGCGCTCACCGACCGCCCGATCGTCCGCTACCTGGGCCGCGATGCGACCGAAGTGACCGTCGAGGGATGGCGGCCGTGGACCGAGGTGGTCGCCGGATGGCTGCGCGAGGGCCGGTCTCCGACGGTCTTCGTGCACACCCCCGACAACGACGACGCCCCGGCGCTCGCCCGCCGCTTCCACGACGACGTGCGCGCCTTGGTGCCCGGTCTCGACCCGCTGCCGGAGCCCGAACCGGTCGAGCCCGCGACCTTGTTCTGA
- a CDS encoding DoxX family protein, with product MISDVADADSGPGPAETRGGIDLGLLVLRVVLGVTMGAHGLQHLFGAFGGPGVGGFARALGDFGYTSQTTLLSWITGISEVVGGALVLVGLFTPIGAAALLGVCANIVYVKFGGGFFQKQGQGFEFELLLAAASLTVLLAGSGRIALDVNTPWRKRPLSFGLIGLLLSAAASVVVIVLCR from the coding sequence ATGATCTCGGACGTGGCCGACGCCGACAGCGGCCCCGGCCCGGCGGAGACCAGGGGCGGGATCGATCTCGGTCTGCTCGTCCTGCGAGTGGTGCTCGGCGTGACGATGGGCGCGCACGGGCTTCAGCACCTCTTCGGTGCCTTCGGCGGCCCTGGGGTCGGCGGCTTCGCCAGGGCACTCGGCGACTTCGGCTACACCAGCCAGACCACGCTGCTTTCGTGGATCACCGGGATCAGCGAGGTGGTCGGCGGTGCGCTGGTACTGGTGGGCCTGTTCACCCCGATCGGCGCCGCCGCGCTGCTCGGCGTCTGCGCGAACATCGTCTACGTGAAGTTCGGCGGCGGGTTCTTCCAGAAGCAGGGGCAGGGCTTCGAGTTCGAGCTCCTGCTGGCCGCGGCCTCGCTGACCGTCCTGCTCGCGGGCTCCGGGCGGATCGCGCTGGACGTCAACACCCCGTGGCGGAAGCGGCCGCTTTCGTTCGGGCTGATCGGGCTGCTCCTGTCGGCCGCGGCTTCGGTCGTGGTGATCGTCCTCTGCCGCTGA
- the ilvD gene encoding dihydroxy-acid dehydratase, giving the protein MPQLRSRTTTHGRNAAGARSLWRATGMTDSDFGKPIVAIANSYTQFVPGHVHLKDLGEIVAGAVKEAGGVAREFHTIAVDDGIAMGHSGMLYSLPSREIIADSVEYMVNAHQADALVCISNCDKITPGMLNAAMRLNIPVVFVSGGPMEAGKAVVVGGVAQAPTDLITAIAASASSEVDEDGLSIVERSACPTCGSCSGMFTANSMNCLTEALGLSLPGNGSTLATHAARRALFEDAGRTVVELCKRWYEQDDESVLPRSIASKKAFENAMALDMAMGGSTNTVLHILAAAQEGEVDFTIDDIDAIGRRVPCLSKVAPNSDYHMEDVHRAGGIPAILGELHRGGLLNTDVHSVHSPDLESWLSTWDIRAKEPSERAIELFHAAPGGVRTTEAFSTENRWSSLDTDAAGGCIHDVEHAYTKDGGLAILRGNLAENGAVIKSAGIDEELWHFEGPARVLESQEEAVSAILKKEIQPGEVLVIRYEGPAGGPGMQEMLHPTAFLKGSGLGKKCALITDGRFSGGSSGISVGHISPEAAAGGAIGLVQNGDRILLDVHERRLELLVDEDVLAERRAKMEASERPWQPVSRDRKVTAALRAYARMATSADTGAVRDPNK; this is encoded by the coding sequence GTGCCTCAACTCCGTTCCCGGACCACCACCCACGGCCGCAACGCGGCGGGCGCGCGCTCGCTCTGGCGCGCCACCGGAATGACCGACAGCGACTTCGGCAAGCCGATCGTCGCCATCGCGAACTCCTACACCCAGTTCGTGCCGGGGCACGTGCACCTCAAGGACCTCGGCGAGATCGTGGCCGGCGCGGTGAAGGAGGCGGGCGGTGTCGCCCGCGAGTTCCACACGATCGCCGTCGACGACGGGATCGCCATGGGGCACAGCGGAATGCTCTACTCGCTGCCCTCGCGCGAGATCATCGCCGACTCCGTCGAGTACATGGTGAACGCGCACCAGGCCGACGCGCTGGTCTGCATCTCCAACTGCGACAAGATCACCCCGGGCATGCTGAACGCCGCCATGCGGCTGAACATCCCGGTGGTGTTCGTCTCGGGTGGACCGATGGAGGCCGGGAAGGCCGTGGTCGTCGGCGGGGTCGCGCAGGCGCCGACCGACCTCATCACCGCGATCGCCGCGTCGGCCAGCAGCGAGGTCGACGAAGATGGACTGTCCATTGTGGAGCGCTCGGCCTGCCCGACCTGTGGCTCGTGCTCGGGCATGTTCACCGCGAACTCGATGAACTGTCTCACCGAGGCGCTCGGGCTCTCCCTGCCGGGCAACGGCTCCACCCTCGCCACGCACGCCGCCCGCCGGGCGCTCTTCGAGGACGCCGGGCGCACGGTCGTCGAGCTGTGCAAGCGCTGGTACGAGCAGGACGACGAGTCCGTGCTCCCGCGCTCGATCGCGTCGAAGAAGGCTTTCGAGAACGCGATGGCCCTCGACATGGCGATGGGCGGTTCGACCAACACGGTGCTGCACATCCTCGCCGCCGCGCAGGAGGGCGAGGTCGACTTCACCATCGACGACATCGACGCCATCGGCCGCCGCGTGCCGTGCCTGTCGAAGGTCGCGCCGAACTCGGACTACCACATGGAGGACGTCCACCGGGCAGGCGGAATCCCGGCCATCCTCGGCGAACTGCACCGCGGTGGGCTGCTGAACACCGACGTGCACTCCGTGCACTCGCCGGATCTGGAGTCGTGGCTGTCCACTTGGGACATCCGGGCGAAGGAGCCGTCGGAGCGGGCGATCGAACTGTTCCACGCCGCTCCGGGCGGGGTCCGCACCACGGAGGCGTTCTCCACCGAGAACCGTTGGTCCTCTTTGGACACCGATGCCGCCGGCGGCTGCATCCACGACGTCGAGCACGCCTACACCAAGGACGGTGGGCTCGCGATCCTGCGCGGCAACCTCGCCGAGAACGGCGCCGTCATCAAGTCGGCGGGTATCGACGAGGAACTGTGGCATTTCGAGGGCCCGGCCCGGGTGCTGGAAAGCCAGGAGGAGGCGGTCTCGGCCATCCTCAAGAAGGAGATCCAGCCCGGTGAGGTGCTGGTGATCCGCTACGAAGGCCCGGCGGGCGGCCCGGGGATGCAGGAGATGCTGCACCCGACGGCGTTCCTCAAGGGCTCGGGGCTGGGCAAGAAATGCGCGCTGATCACCGACGGCCGGTTCTCCGGCGGCTCGTCGGGCATCTCGGTCGGGCACATCTCGCCCGAGGCCGCCGCGGGCGGGGCGATCGGCCTGGTCCAGAACGGCGACCGGATCCTGCTCGACGTCCACGAGCGGCGGCTCGAACTGCTCGTCGACGAGGACGTGCTCGCCGAGCGGCGCGCGAAGATGGAGGCGAGCGAGCGGCCGTGGCAGCCGGTCTCGCGGGACCGGAAGGTCACCGCCGCGCTGCGGGCCTACGCGCGGATGGCGACTTCGGCCGACACCGGCGCCGTCCGGGACCCGAACAAGTAG